One window of the Zea mays cultivar B73 chromosome 3, Zm-B73-REFERENCE-NAM-5.0, whole genome shotgun sequence genome contains the following:
- the LOC100279664 gene encoding uncharacterized LOC100279664 — protein sequence MAIPTRPHEMCHQDRARMTASVPEASEKLRLSDLDWICELGAGGIASVCKAHHCRTSAVFAIKISFDQDPLVVEKEAEVLKIAAGATHVIDLYGLLPCSASPAARPRSCSSTWTLDLSAVSCAGAGAGGYESRRQPSPRWPSSASGAYSSSTTTAWRTWT from the coding sequence ATGGCCATCCCGACGCGGCCTCACGAGATGTGCCACCAGGACCGGGCCAGGATGACGGCCTCCGTGCCGGAGGCGTCAGAGAAGCTGCGGCTGTCGGACCTCGATTGGATCTGCGAGCTCGGCGCTGGCGGCATAGCCAGCGTCTGCAAGGCACACCACTGCCGCACCAGCGCGGTCTTCGCGATCAAGATATCGTTCGACCAGGACCCGCTCGTCGTAGAGAAGGAGGCCGAGGTGCTCAAAATCGCTGCTGGGGCGACGCACGTCATCGACTTATACGGCCTGCTGCCCTGCTCCGCGAGCCCGGCGGCAAGGCCGCGCTCGTGCTCGAGTACATGGACGCTGGATCTCTCGGCAGTCTcctgcgccggcgccggcgcgggGGGCTACGAATCCCGGAGGCAGCCGTCGCCGAGGTGGCCTTCCAGTGCGTCCGGGGCCTACTCCAGCTCCACTACAACGGCGTGGCGCACCTGGACGTAA